From a region of the Streptomyces sp. NBC_00193 genome:
- a CDS encoding PLP-dependent aminotransferase family protein — protein sequence MNDSGVELLAADLGTDRLHSALQDPALASMNFLNEVSSRFPEAISLAAGRPREDFYDVEDLSRYLQIFCDHLAAEKGADPETVRRTLFQYGRTKGIIHDLLARHLVRDEGIDVDPESIVVTVGCQEAMFLVLRALRRDEHDVVLSVSPGYVGLTGAARLVDMPVWPVRDDERGIDLDHLVDQIEAVRAAGKRPRAFYLVPDFANPSGASLDLEARRRLLAIAAEHDLLILEDNPYSLFQAEDGKRLPTLKALDTARRVVYLGSLSKTCFPGARIGFVVANQHVAGAEGETTLFADELSKIKSMLTVNTPPVAQAIAGGKLLEHDCSLVEANTREIQFYRRNLRLLLDGLSLRFPPGENHQVSWNAPSGGFFVVVTVPFIADNAALEYGAGKYGVLWTPMSHFYDGPGGEDKLRLSLSAVSPDQIEAALDRLALLIADLSGPRTSMH from the coding sequence ATGAACGACAGCGGAGTGGAACTCCTGGCCGCCGACCTCGGTACGGATCGGCTGCACTCAGCGCTCCAGGACCCGGCGCTGGCCTCCATGAACTTCTTGAACGAGGTGTCCAGCCGATTCCCTGAGGCAATCTCGCTCGCCGCCGGCCGGCCCCGCGAGGACTTCTACGACGTGGAGGACCTGTCCCGGTACCTGCAGATCTTCTGCGACCACCTGGCGGCCGAGAAGGGGGCGGACCCGGAGACGGTCCGCCGCACCCTCTTCCAGTACGGCCGGACCAAGGGCATCATCCACGACCTGCTCGCCCGGCACCTCGTCCGCGACGAGGGCATAGACGTCGACCCCGAGTCGATCGTCGTCACGGTCGGCTGCCAGGAGGCGATGTTCCTGGTGCTCCGGGCGCTGCGCCGGGACGAGCACGACGTCGTCCTGTCGGTTTCGCCGGGCTACGTCGGACTGACGGGTGCCGCGCGACTGGTGGACATGCCCGTATGGCCGGTACGGGACGACGAGCGCGGCATCGACCTCGACCACCTGGTCGACCAGATCGAGGCGGTCCGCGCCGCCGGCAAGCGGCCGCGGGCCTTCTACCTCGTCCCGGACTTCGCCAACCCCTCCGGCGCGAGCCTCGACCTGGAGGCCCGCCGGAGACTGCTCGCCATCGCGGCCGAGCACGATCTGCTGATCCTCGAAGACAATCCGTACAGCCTGTTCCAGGCCGAAGACGGAAAGCGCCTGCCCACGCTCAAGGCGCTCGACACCGCGCGCCGGGTCGTCTATCTCGGCTCGCTCTCCAAGACCTGTTTCCCCGGGGCCCGGATCGGCTTCGTCGTCGCGAATCAGCACGTCGCCGGTGCGGAGGGGGAAACCACGCTCTTCGCGGACGAACTGTCAAAGATAAAGAGCATGCTCACCGTCAACACCCCGCCCGTGGCCCAGGCCATAGCGGGAGGGAAGCTGCTGGAGCACGACTGCAGTCTGGTCGAGGCCAATACCAGGGAAATCCAGTTCTACCGCCGGAATCTGCGGCTGCTGCTGGACGGTCTGAGCCTGCGTTTCCCGCCCGGCGAAAACCACCAGGTCTCCTGGAATGCTCCCAGCGGTGGATTCTTCGTGGTGGTCACCGTTCCCTTCATCGCCGACAATGCCGCGCTGGAATACGGGGCCGGGAAATACGGCGTGCTGTGGACACCGATGAGCCACTTCTACGACGGCCCCGGCGGAGAGGACAAGCTGCGCCTTTCCCTGAGCGCGGTATCGCCGGACCAGATCGAGGCTGCACTCGACCGCTTGGCGTTGCTCATCGCCGACCTTTCCGGCCCGCGAACATCCATGCACTAG
- a CDS encoding cytochrome P450 produces the protein MSHRGTLTEDLTHVDLTDPSAFLHPGMEDFWRRARTEQPVYLHPATERGTAFWVVSRYADVMAVLQDSEHFSSKPGNMMSSLHKPGGDPAAGKILALTDAPRHNAMRSILLKAFSPRTRKAVTDKLQQRVDQLIGSAMAKGTFDFAKEVAEAIPMGMICDLLGFPSQDHQYLLDLSQKALSTDEDGLTAEDIWLSRNELLIYCQEIIEARRENPQDDLISAMATSEINGVPMTDDEVVVNCYGFILAGDHTSRLAMIGAVHAFSQYPDQWRALKEGRVQISSAIEEILRWTTPAMHTGRTAKAEVTIGGRTIQEGDHVILWNSSANRDEDVFPNPQVFDLSRTPNKHLSFGAGSHFCFGSYLARAEITAVLKTLCSTVDRIELAGEPKPLLSTFLSGYSSLTVSFVTDESAAFVTGEFAAQ, from the coding sequence ATGTCACATAGAGGCACACTGACCGAGGACCTCACCCACGTGGACCTCACCGACCCGAGCGCATTCCTGCACCCCGGAATGGAAGACTTCTGGCGGCGCGCCCGGACCGAGCAGCCCGTATATCTGCACCCGGCCACGGAACGCGGAACCGCGTTCTGGGTGGTGTCCCGCTACGCGGACGTCATGGCCGTGCTGCAGGATTCCGAGCACTTCAGCTCGAAGCCCGGAAACATGATGTCCTCGCTGCACAAGCCCGGAGGCGATCCGGCGGCCGGCAAGATCCTCGCGCTCACCGACGCACCGCGCCACAACGCCATGCGGAGCATCCTGCTGAAGGCGTTCAGCCCCCGGACCCGCAAGGCCGTGACGGACAAGCTCCAGCAGCGGGTCGACCAGCTCATCGGCAGCGCCATGGCCAAGGGGACCTTCGACTTCGCCAAGGAGGTCGCGGAGGCGATCCCCATGGGGATGATCTGCGATCTCCTCGGCTTCCCGTCGCAGGACCACCAGTACCTCCTCGACCTGAGCCAGAAGGCGCTCAGCACGGACGAGGACGGGCTGACCGCCGAGGACATCTGGCTGTCCCGCAACGAACTCCTCATCTACTGCCAGGAGATCATCGAGGCCCGCCGCGAGAATCCCCAGGACGACCTGATCAGCGCGATGGCCACCTCCGAGATCAACGGTGTGCCGATGACCGACGACGAAGTGGTCGTCAACTGCTACGGGTTCATCCTCGCGGGAGATCACACCAGCCGCCTGGCGATGATCGGCGCCGTGCACGCCTTTTCCCAGTACCCCGATCAGTGGCGGGCGCTGAAGGAGGGCCGCGTCCAGATCTCCAGTGCGATCGAGGAGATCCTGCGCTGGACGACGCCGGCCATGCACACCGGCCGCACGGCGAAGGCCGAGGTCACCATCGGCGGCCGGACGATCCAGGAGGGCGACCACGTCATCCTCTGGAACAGCTCCGCCAACCGCGACGAGGACGTCTTCCCGAATCCGCAGGTTTTCGACCTGTCGAGGACTCCCAACAAGCACCTCTCCTTCGGAGCCGGATCCCACTTCTGCTTCGGGTCCTACCTCGCGCGAGCCGAAATCACCGCCGTCCTGAAGACCCTCTGCAGCACGGTGGACCGCATCGAGCTCGCCGGCGAGCCCAAGCCGCTCCTCTCGACGTTCCTCAGCGGATACAGCAGCCTGACGGTCTCCTTTGTTACCGACGAGTCGGCCGCGTTTGTCACCGGCGAGTTCGCCGCGCAATAG